Genomic segment of Phaenicophaeus curvirostris isolate KB17595 chromosome 26, BPBGC_Pcur_1.0, whole genome shotgun sequence:
TCTCCTTTGTAAGCTTCTCCCACGGTGTCGGTTCACAACTTAAAGCAGTGATCAAGAGTAACATTTCATTGTTGTAATATGCTTGTTGTAAACAGCCATTAAGATGCTGCCTGTAGGAAGCCCTAGAGCTCAAAGGTGAAAACCTTGAGTGTTTGGACTCTTTCCATTGCTTTAGTTCATCAGATATATCAGAAGGGGAAAACGTTATGTTCATGCAATTGGCTCTCTAGTCTTTTGAATTAGACTTGTGCCAAGGTGTTTAAAGAGATATATGTCAAGAAAGCAGCTAAAcgaaaaataaataatggatCGCATTAATTTGCCTGAATCTATTTTGTTCTGCCACGAGTCTTGCAGAATTCCAGTTAAAAGTTATTCCCTTTTCTTCACAAGTTTACTCTTTCCTACAGAGCTGGGAAATACAGGGTACCTTATTAAAAATACGAACAAAGAGAGTGTTGCCACAACACATTTGAGAGTgcaatttaaaattcaaaacgTTTGTTTGCAAATTGTGTTTGGCAAAAATTCTGAGATGTCAAAGCACAAAGAAGAAAGTCAAAAGAACCCAGGAAACAGGCAGAATGAGACAGACTAACTAAGTCTTGAAACAAAGCTTTGAAATCTCTGATCTGTGAAAGTAAGATTGAGATGTAGAATGTCTGGGGATTGTGGCAGGTGGTGGCCAAATATAATTGTAGCTCCTTCACTGTCTGCATCAAAACCAGCTATTTTAGCACTTTAGTGCCTCCACTGCCCTTCACTGAGCGCTTGCCTCCTCACCTCCTACTACCCAATATTAaaacacaaaagagaaagaggTCAGGTCTGGCAGTGCTGGTCAGTGGGTGCACTTGAGCCTGGGGAAGCAGGGAAGAGACTTCAGGAGTGAATATTCTTATTCCAGATTGTCTGCGCAACCATAGACAACAACAAGATCATTCTGAACATCGATAACAGCCGGATGACAGCTGACGACTTCCGAGTGAAGTGAGTACCCCTGCGCACACAGCTGCCTCCTGCCTCAGTCCCTGCTCACAGAGCGCGAGAAGGTCTCGGATAGGTCTGCGATCTGCTGgtcaggacaggctggaggcAACAGATATTCCACCCACTCCCTCTAGAGCTGCCTTAATTAGCGGCAGCTCCAGGACGGAAAGATTGGGAGAACGAGATGGTTTTGTGTGGAGATCAGAGTTCTTTGGAAAGTAGAAGGGATCCACAGCCAGGGAGAGGCGCGGGTTCACCCATGGTTCAGGCACGTGGTGTCTTGCAAAGGGGaagcatttgttttttcttgttggaGTGCAACAACATGGTGAGTGACACCTCTGCCCCAGTTAAAAATTAGGCCAGTTAGGAAAACATTGTATGGAAGATGGGTTgttaagtgaaaaaagaaaagagcagatgGTGCTGTCAGACACTGActgtttcttgctttccttctcaTCCCAGGTACGAGACGGAGCTGGCCCTTCGCCAGAGCGTGGAGGCCGACATCAACGGCTTGCGCCAAGTCCTGGATCAGCTGACGCTCTGCAGGTCTGACCTGGAGGCACAGCTGGAGTCACTGCGGGAGgagctctgctgcctgaagAAGAACCACGAGGAGGTAACTGAAAGCGTTAACTCATGCGAGATTTTTCCAGATTGTCTGTGCAACCACAGACAACAAGATCATTCTGAACATCGGTAACATCTGGATGACAGCAGAAAGCATTAATTCATTCAGGATCCATCACCCTCCCTCTTCTCGAGAGAGAGGAGCCCTGGCGTGCTGGCTGTGGAGGGGCAGGTGGTGGATGGAGATGATGCATGTGAACAAGGAGCTGTGAATGTCTCTTCCCTATGAGGGGAACAACTTTCCTACGGGGGAACTAAGCTTCCtcaagtttttaaaagatgactCCATGTGGGTTGTATTTTCCAGGAAATGAGCTGTCTGAGGAAACAGTCGACTGGAGATGTGAGTGTGGAGGTCAATGCCTGTCCTGGCCCAGACCTCAGAAAGATCCTGGAGGAGATGAGATGCCAGTATGAAACGCTGATTGAGCGCAACCGCAAAGAAGTTGAGGATTGGTATGAGTGCAAGGTGAGTACATTTAGGCAGCTCTGCCTTTCCCTTAGTAATGGTTGCACACTGATTTATTACACATTGAAGCAACACAATGTACTGTAACAATGTTCAGCTGAGAGAGTTCACCCAAATTTTCCTGATTTCATGTCTTTTGCAAGCTCCTCTACTCTTTCCTTAATACTTAATCTGACTTAAACACCTTTATTTCAGATTGAGGAGGTGAATCGGGAGGTGATTACAAGCGGGCAGGAGGTAGAGACGTGCAACAACCAAGTTACCGAACTAAGACGCCAATTGCAAGCCCTGGAGATCGATCTCCAGGCTCAGCTCAGCCAGGTGAGTGGTGACCTGGTGCAGAGCTCAGGTTTCTCACAGTTACGCTTTGATATAAGAATTTGTAGTTTAAATACAGTGTTTCTCATGCTTGTATTGTGCCACATCGCTCCTTAGAGGGACAACTTGGAGTCCTCACTGGCCGAGACAGAGTGTCGCTACAACAACCACCTTGCTGAGCTGCAGAGCCAGATCACCTGCGTGGAGCAGCAACTGGCGGATCTGCGGGCAGAGATGGAGTGCCAGAACCAAGAGTACAAGATCCTGCTGGACGTCAAATGCCGTCTGGAGCAGGAGATCCATACATACCGCTGCCTGCTGGAGGGTGGACAGCAGGACCTTATGTAAGTAAACTTGGGACACCAAACAATAGAATAAAATACCCACGCCCTGGCTATTTTAACATGACAGCAAAGCGAGCAGTAGGCAGAGGCACTGCACAGCTCCTTCACCCTCACTGACTTAGTCAGGCTGCCTGGTGACAATCTGCTTTCTCCTCCGTGTCAGCACGGCCAGGTCACTGCGAGGGTCTGCCAATCTGCTGCCAAACACAACAACAGCTCGAGAGCAACCGGAGCAATGAAAAGCTGTAATTCTAGTTTATCTGTCATTTCCTTCactaaaacattattttcttgtcCCCTCAGTCAGCAAGGAGGAATCAGTCAGTCTTCAGGTCTAGGAGGAGGAGTTGCAAGAACAAGTGGAATAGGAGGAGGAGGTATCATTAGAACAAGCCACACTTACACTGCGTCTTCCCAGATGCCATCCTGTGCAGCTGCGGAGATACAAGGTGAGAACTGCAATGATCTACAGAATCTCCACTGTCTCCTTTATTCTAATGCAGCAATCAAGATCTTTCCCAAGATCTTTGCTTACAGGTGCTATTTAAGAGTTTTATTGTGAAGCTACTGGGTAATACGGGATAGAAAGCTTTGAGGAAGCTGGGACAGCAGAAGCTATGACCCTGCTAGGCAGCACAAGAGCTGCaaaaagggaggagagggaagaaggagagaaaggggaaggCAAGAGTCAGCAGACAGGCAAGGCACAGAGAGCAGGGGGGAAGGACTGACATGAAATCTGGGAcaaaggaaggagcaggagaaagcaaagtgcccagaaatcagaagaaaagagCAGGAATCATGGGAGTACTGGCAGAAAACTGCCAGTGTGCTGCTTCAGGGGGAGACTTCCagacaaactgaaaaagaaagaattatggTGACATTTGGTCCAGGAGAAGGAGAGTGAGTCAGGGCATCGTTCCGGCAAGGACCCCGATGTGTTCCTCatccaggctgctgctgctgctgccatgtCTGCAGTTTCTACCATTTGGCATTTTTCTGTCCAAGGGCAAACCTCGCTCCAGCCAGCTAAAATCCAACCTGCCTGCCTGGCAGGGAACCATCTGAGCTGTCCAGCAAGGGACAGTATTTATCTGAAACTCTAATTGAATTGGCTTGTGAAATGATCACGTGCACAGAGTGACAGTGTGGGAAAGAATCTATTTTTGCTGTAAACAAAGTAATATTTCCTTTCATCTCTCCAGTGCCTTGCAGGAGGATTTGCGATTAAGCAGAGAAATGAGAATGGCCAACAAGAGAAGCCTGAAGCAGAACCACGGATaaagagagagaatatttaCTGTATGCCTCTGCAAAGAGCGAGGAGCGCGCTCTTTTGTATTACTCAGCCATGCTAAGCGATGTGTCAGAGGGATAAGCAGAGCATTGGGCCACATTCTGCTTTGTTTGCTATTTGCTCTTTCCAGTCTGTGTTGCTGTGTGTGCCCAAGCACCATGACTACTGCTGGAGCGAACCAGCAGTACGAGCACTGATGTACCTGCTGGTGAAAAAGCTTTCCTAATAAAACCTTGCTTCTGCCTCATGCAATCAAGAAAGCTGTGTCTGCAAACTGAGTTCCTTTAGAAAATCAGGTGCTGGGCCATGCACAAGGGTCACCTACACTGGTCGGGGTCCCACTCCACAGGGAACAAAGCCATTTCACCAGTGGGAGCCCTGCTGACCTTGCAGGTCTtgtccccctcctccctgtcccagcCTGCAGCACACGCTGCCCGTTCCTGCACGACACCCTCCAACACAGATGCCCGCGGGCTCCCCACAGGGCACTTAGCTAAAACCCAGCTTTAGCAGAACAGTGAAAGTCAGAGACGGCACATCTGGAGGCAGACGGCCTCGGCCCCAGCCTGGTGCTGACACATCTGGGCTGTGCCCTCTCCTACTTCATCATCCAGCCTGGGATGGTGATAAGGTTGCGAGGGAAATCTTGATCTCCACAACTGATTCGGCCTATACTCCATCCTACCCCTTTCATTTCACAGGAATCTTCCCACTGGGACAAGGACTGGAGGATGAGTCATTTACTGGTCATCCTTCTGTTTCAGAGTTTCAATCTGAACATCAGGAACATCATAGTTAGAGTGCACACACCTTCTCTGGAGAACTGGAAGGGGCAGGATGGGAGCTGCAGAAGTGCAGCTAAACAGAGaatacaatgaagaaaaaaatcagctaagAGCTCTGGATACACAGAGCCATTACGTCTCAAAGCTCACAAGCACGGCAAAGAACGTTCCCTCCTTTGGGTCCCAAAGAGCAGCCGTGTAGCTGGTGCTGAGTCAGAGTGGACTGGCGTGGCCTGCGCCCCGACACTGACCTGCCCAGAGAAACGAGGGCAGCAGCTGGGTAACTCAGGGCCCTAGAGCATGTCTGGTGGGTGCAGCCGTGGGAACCAGCCATGGGGAGCTTGCAGAGTCGTTCTGGGTTTGGAGACTTTTCAAATCCATTATGAGCTGGAGGCTGTTCAGACGATTATATTGTTTGTTGGTGCAGAAAACCAAGCAGTGATCGGTTTTTCCATGCCCACGCCACCCTGCAGGTTCACAGCTAAAAGAGCAGCACTGGATCTGCTGCATCTACTTCTGCAATGTTGCTGTTACAGGAAGAGTCGTAGCCACTTCTGAGGTGACATGgcaaagcaaaaacattttgagGCCATCCTTACAGCACTGTGTGGCTCGCTTCTTCAgaaagaccttatagtggcttccagtatctgaaggagctacaggaaagctgaggagggacttcttacaagggaatggagtgataggacgagggagaatgattttaaattggaaggggaagatttagattagacattaggaagaaattcttcatgatgagggtgaggaggccctggctcaggctgtccagagcagtggtggctgccccatccctggaggggttcaaggacaggttggggcttggagcaactggatccagtgggaggtgtccccacctgtggcagggggttggaactggatgtgctttAAGGTCcgtcccaacccaaaccatttcacgGTTCTTCTCTATCATCAGTTCTTTTCTACAACCACCAATTTCTCTGTTACTACAGAAACAGACTTGACACAACCTGAaagcctccaggaaagcagtgtCTCCAAGGCCTGTAGGTAGCAACTATCTGAAGAAGCTCAATCATCACTGCATCAGGCAGCAGGGGAAAGGTGCCTGTCTCCTGTTGTAAAAGACCATGGAGAGAAGATGTCTCAGTGGTATTTCTTTTATCTCATCTACCCAACGCTAAACCTAGCAGCACCCAGGGGCTGGAGCAAAGTAAGAGAACACAGCACTGGAACAACTGCAGCTTCAACTCAGAAGAGTGGCCATAGAAGTTTTTAAACTAGAAGTTGGAAAGcaaatctttcccttttcccttcccattgTCTTCTCCTGCGCTGTtcagggcaaagacagacaataAGATAATCCACTGCTGCCCTTTCTGGCCTCAATCTTTCCCAGTCTGTGAGTCCTCACACTCATTTCTAAGCATATAAAGATACTGAACCAATGCTTTTCCAGTTTTGAGTCTTCTAGAAACTCTAGGCTACAGACCCCATATAAAAGTTTGTGCTTCTGGGGTCCCAGCTGActcccagcagggctgggacagTCTCCCTCTCTTAGGAACTGCTACTGACATCTAGCTGCTCCTCCTGATTCCCTGGGACCCCATCAAAGGCCTTGCCGCTCTTCCCACCCTTCCCACCGGGTCCAGCAGATGCAAAGCACACA
This window contains:
- the LOC138731204 gene encoding keratin, type I cytoskeletal 19-like; translated protein: MSCSIKQTTGSLRGRTSGGSCVIGGGGGGGGARISSVSSGRYTTCGIGGSRGFSGRSYCGGVNYGGGLSTGSVVGGNYGGGLGATVLGGCSGMGFSGGSARFGGGIGIGLGGGVVGGGFAGDGILLSGDEKVTMQNLNDRLASYLDKVRCLEQENADLECRIREWYAKQGPFCEPRDYSCYYKEIEDLQNQIVCATIDNNKIILNIDNSRMTADDFRVKYETELALRQSVEADINGLRQVLDQLTLCRSDLEAQLESLREELCCLKKNHEEEMSCLRKQSTGDVSVEVNACPGPDLRKILEEMRCQYETLIERNRKEVEDWYECKIEEVNREVITSGQEVETCNNQVTELRRQLQALEIDLQAQLSQRDNLESSLAETECRYNNHLAELQSQITCVEQQLADLRAEMECQNQEYKILLDVKCRLEQEIHTYRCLLEGGQQDLIQQGGISQSSGLGGGVARTSGIGGGGIIRTSHTYTASSQMPSCAAAEIQVPCRRICD